One window of the Psilocybe cubensis strain MGC-MH-2018 chromosome 12, whole genome shotgun sequence genome contains the following:
- a CDS encoding Nitronate monooxygenase: MPQIRTPLTDLLKIDAPILSAPMAFASTGVLASAVSKAGAFGFMGAGFFSSAELKENFALMRKNLNIAPDQPVPIGIGCIGWILDMTESSPDPRLHAILEEKPVALWLAFGVDLGKYVAQIHAFDAKRDHKTIIFVIVNSVEDAVRAANEWKVDVIVAQGIEAGGHGGSEAPPLFTLLQAILDALPNGPLVVAAGGISTGKQISALLTMGAAGVVLGTRFLFTDECIYSPAMKEVIVAAGNNATVRTLAFDEVGKTNYWPPKHNGRAIANDIMKDVSEGLSLEQRLERFEQSAATQDKNRLIIWAGVGVGLTNKITPAGDVVRELIKESSESLKAASKLVAF; the protein is encoded by the exons ATGCCTCAAATTCGCACCCCGTTGACCGACCTGCTCA AGATTGATGCCCCCATTCTCTCAGCACCCATGGCGTTTGCCAGCACTGGAGTGCTAGCTAGCGCCGTAAGCAAGGCTGGCGCTTTCGGTTTCATGGGAGCAG GTTTCTTCTCTTCGGCGGAGCTCAAGGAGAATTTCGCATTGATGAGAAAAAATCTCAACATTGCCCCAGATCAGCCGGTGCCAATTGGCATTGGTTGTATTGGATGGATCCTCGACATGACTGAATCGTCGCCAGACCCACGCCTTCATGCCATTCTAGAAGAGAAGCCCGTTGCCCTCTGGTTAGCCTTCGGTGTCGATCTGGGGAAATATGTTGCCCAAATCCACGCGTTCGACGCAAAACGGGACCACAAGACTATTATTTTTGTAATCGTCAACTCGGTTGAAGATGCCGTTCGCGCTGCAAACGAGTGGAAGGTCGATGTAATCGTAGCACAAG GCATAGAAGCAGGTGGCCATGGAGGATCAGAGGCGCCCCCGCTTTTCACCTTGCTACAGGCTATCCTTGATGCCCTTCCTAACGGTCCCCTCGTAGTTGCTGCAGGTGGTATTTCAACCGGCAAACAAATTTCCGCCCTTCTAACCATGGGAGCGGCGGGCGTTGTACTTGGAACGCGCTTTTTGTTTACCGACGAGTGCATCTACAGCCCAGCTATGAAGGAAGTTATCGTTGCCGCTGGAAACAACGCTACTGTTCGCACACTTGCATTTGATGAGGTCGGAAAGACGAACTACTGGCCCCCCAAGCACAACGGACGTGCAATTGCGAATGATATCATGAAGGACGTTTCCGAAGGTCTCAGTCTTGAGCAACGATTGGAGAGATTTGAACAAAGTGCAGCTACTCAGGATAAAAACCGATTGATCATTTGGgccggtgtcggtgtcggaCTCACTAACAAAATCACCCCTGCAGGA GATGTTGTTCGGGAATTGATCAAGGAATCGTCAGAGAGTCTGAAAGCAGCATCAAAACTGGTCGCTTTCTGA